From the genome of Rhinoderma darwinii isolate aRhiDar2 chromosome 1, aRhiDar2.hap1, whole genome shotgun sequence:
caagacagacttgggaatactaacaacgctcaggcaaggatcagaagggctggggccttcttatagaccaggaaatcatgtggttgataatgatgattgttttacaggtgcgctattgacagcggcatctaatgggttaaactgccggaatcagagcgcgcttcgattccggcaggagccaggctgtgtataacaaccgtgctcctgccgctgatcgcgtgggtacactggcagtacccgcgcgatcagaggacggatatatccgtccttttgcgggaacGAACACCTGCaagtgacggatatatctgttctttgtcttaaaggggttatggtaaaagtagatgttaaatatatttttaccttgagaaggtaaatatatacagtaaaaatgaaaccccaaaaacggtggaggaatctcagttttttccaatttaaccattatatggtactttacatggtgccaataaaaatgacaactcctcctgcaaaaaataatccttcacacaccactccactgACGTAAAAAtttaagttatggctctaggaaggcggcgaGTGAAAAATGGCTAGGACTTTAAGGGGGTTAAACAGAGACAGGTTCtctaaggttatattcacgcatAGCAGTTTTTTTCTGGAAAccacaaacaatttaaagctcctgactcTTTATGGTCTAAAagtattctgcttttacagcaaattcaaaaccgtgccagatctgtggccgcctaaatagAAATCTTGGTACCATAAATCTGCCCCTGGCTATATAGGATTAAAAAAGGTGGTACCTCATAGTGATGTCGTTTCTacataaacaaattatttttgacttttttaaaaaaaataaaaattgccaaATGCTTTGCTGGACAGCCCAATTCTACATAAAGGGGTTATTCCTGATTATTAAACGTTTTTACAAACGCcctagtataaaaaaaacaaacagaaaaaaacaacacattctgTACTCCCCTATTCTTTCCCCTGGTGATCCAGCACTGATACCCTGGGGGTCATCCCAGGTTTGTTTACACGAGGGCAGAAGGTGACCGCTGGAGCCAATCAGAGAGCTCAGCAGTGATGTGTCGTATTCCTGGCATCATGGCGCCCAGCATTCATGCTAGGAATACAACATACGATCACTGAGCTCtccgattggctgcagtggtcacacgcTGCCCACACGTAAACAAGCACAAGAGGGCCGCCGTAGCATCGGCGCCGGATCGCTAGGGGAAAGAATAGCACTTGCAAGATAGAACTTGCTTTTCAGTCCATATTTGCAGCCGTTTGTAAAAAATATTACCaaaccagataacccctttaatctctTACAATAAAATCATTCTAGCTATCAATTGGTTTACCGGCTGATAAGATCTTCCAGAACTGCTAAGAAATTAAAGGGAAACTGGAAGTTTCGCTCCTGTAGTAAGTGTTTCTTCCTGGTAGGATCAGTTTTCATTGCTTTgggagtataaaaaaaaaaaaagctaattgttTTACCCTCTGAGAACTGTATGTTGCATGTTTTGAGGTTGATCAGGACACACGACATACAGATATCATATCTATGTCTAGAAAAACAACACCTGCGGTACCAAAGGAGTCCCATCTTTTCCTCTGCCGATTTTTTGGAGGTTTGGTAATATCTTATTGGATCACTACAGTGGTTTCATTCTTTTATGACTCGTTGAGGATTTGGGACTATTATATTTGGGACAGTATTaccagtattttgcaggaggcagGCAGAGAAGGAAGTCTaaggtgcagcttcagccaatagttGATGAATGATGTTGGAAGAACGGAGCATGGTTTTCGGCAACTTCTCCTGTGCAGACCAGTAAGATGCAGCCATTTTGTTGTTTCTTGTGGCGTTAATGACTGTAGTGTACAGAGTATCTTGGAAACTTACATTTGACGGACCATAGTCAAATAAATAGTGGCCCTGGTATTTTACCTTACCCTAGAAGTACTCATTTTGAAAATGTACCCCGAGTTTCACTTTAAGCTCTTCCAAAAGGAATTAAAGGGTTTCATCAACCATCTTGCCAaggtgctgcagccaatcaatggccACAGTAGTATATAGCGCGGGACTGCATAGGCCAGTggttggctgcagtgatcacatgggtaTAAGGGCACACCCTCACTGCAGCCATGTAGACAAAGAGCGCGAAGAGAGTAAAAGCTGCAGGAGTAAAAGCTTTTTAATTGCATTCCTCCCCTTGGCCAGATTTGTATGAAGTTGAAAAACCACTTTAAATACATTTCCATTCCGCTTCATTTCAATGACATTTATCTTTAAGCAATTTGTTTACAGTGCATTACGTTAAATCATtaacattagaaaaaaaatgtatagtatGTACAGTGTCCTAGAGTGAAGCTGTGCTGGAAAGTACTGGAAAATCCTACATTAAGAAATCCCAAATATAATAATTTTGGAATTCCACGGTTAGCAAGTGGGAGGATTCTTATAATGTGGAAATCATAACATTTATGAATGGTTCATTCAAAGAAGCAGACAGCTGGATTTCTGCCTGGATTCAGGTGACAACATCCGCAGGCTGCTGCCCTGCAGGGTTAGAACGACGGCTCCGGAGAGAAATCGCAGAATACGGTTACCTACTAGAATAAACAAACCAGAGcttcacattacacatacagaTTATGTACAGAAAGACAAACCATCGGTGCAAGGAAAATCATCTCCGAGAAATGGCATTATTCAAAAATCCAGAGCACATTTCCTACATATTACACAACGAAAACCGAAGACCATTTCTACTCCTGCGAGTTCTGCTCGGCAAAAGAGACCacggctgtgtttcccggttggaATAGCTGGCATTTAAACTCcggattcttttttttatttctcagggTAGCGTTTTGCTGAGTTCCTGAATCGCCCAGCAATTGTCCTTAATTTTATCTCTTAGACGGGTATATTCTTGGACCAGCTCCTCAAATTTTGTGCCCAGGAATTCATAAGAGGCAAGAATCTGACTAGATGCGGATAGTTCAGTCTTCTGAGATTTTACAGCAGCCTCCAAAGTGGACCTGGAATATCGCAGAAGTGAAGAGTTGTTTTATTGCGGTTTTTCCTTTTTCTATTTCTTATTATTTTTCCCTCCCTTACCTGATGTATCGGTGAACTTTAACCTTCTCTGGAGTGTAAGTGTCTGTGAGAACTTGAAGCTCTTCCATCCTGCGAGAGAAAAGAAATAGGGGGAGGTTGATCAAAGCGAAATAACAGAGAATAATTGACAGGCTTCAACCACTGAATCACTCTTACCGTAATTTTAAAAACAACGCATTAGTCTTTGCTTCCAGGTATTCAGCATTCATCCTATCTATATCAGATTGTGCCTGAAGACGGAGATCAGAGGCAGCCTGCCGGAGAAGTGAAAGGCACCGCAACAGCACCTAAAATACAACAACAACCAATGAGACTTGGAAACGTATGGTGGCTTTTCCCTCCCCAGAAAAGCATAATTTACTTGCCAAACCTGGAAAATCCACTGCATTAGTAGAAACTTTATTACTATTCTCCTTTAAGCCCACTAGGGAGATTCTGGCTCTCAAGCGTACAGACAATCATTGATCATATTGGATTTCCCAGGAAAACAAACCCTCTGCCATGGCTCTTTGATGTACTGTGTGAGGTGCTGTGCATACAGATTGTTTGTGTAAGTCCTAGTTAGATCTAATATTCTTATTCCCTTCCCGAATCCTGACGCACAAGTACTTGATGGTAATCGCGCAGCAAAGAATGACAGCCGGATTCAACGACTGGGAtcccattaaatgccgcagtcaatagcgctcGAGGCATTTAGGTGTTTTAACAGAGGGCGAGGGGAATCCCTCTGTCATCCATCGGCAGCCCACTAACGCGTTTTCcagtgggttgccatggcagctggtgGCCTAACAAAGGTacccaggcctgccatggctgTGTACATATTAGAGGTAAGCCCCCAGTgtgacaaacaaaaaaataaatgaaaggaAATAGAGTTAAAGTTTattcaaaataaattttaaaaaaaagcgcacagtaaaaaaaaaaaaatctacaaatttCTATAAAACAAAAGTGGTTCATATTTtgtaaaagcataaaaaaataaaattaaaaaaaattgtaacgccGCCATCGAACAATAAAAGTGAACACCTTATTTAAACCGCATTGTGAACgccgtaacaaaaaaaaaaaacaacaaacggcGGAACTTTTCCAATCCcccaaaaattataataaaaccgAGCCCACATACCGCCACATTGACAGAAATATACAAATGTTATGGGTCTTGGAATACGGTGATGCAAAATCAAAAACAAATTCTTGGTTGTGAAGggcaaaataggcctggtcgttaataattttctcaaaaaaatgTCCTACAGCACTGTTGGATTTCTACACTGGGGCAGcttcaaagggtaactaaactttcaataaACTTTTGACATGCAGTGACATGTTCggctttgatcggtgggggtccgagcactgagacccccacgatcaataAAATGAAGAGGCAGAGGCACTTggatgagcgctgtgccgcttcatctctgatcggctttcctcataaagccgagcaagcggtgtatggactcaaactttctattgagcctgtacaccactcgctgggctttccgaggaaagccgaccaTAAACGCAGCAACAGAGCGCACACCTGATTGCTTCTGGCGCTTTCTTTTAGAGATTGATGAGGCGCTCAGTGCTCAGATCCCCACTCACTATGACATTCCGcatttttttgaaagtttagttaccctttaaatgtacATTTCAGCTGCTGGGGAACCTCTTTGTAGAAATAAAGTAGAGTTTTACGTCAATTAACAAACAAAAATGGTACCTCAGATACGTGGGACATTTATTATACAATGTTAAAACCCGGTGACTGcaacttttttttgcagaaagagGAAGTTACTGTTGGCCGAGTGCAGTTATACAGGTAACAGAACGCCAATATTCCatctaatacacacctcagctgctgcctaTATAGCACAACTCATCTGTATAATCGTCAGGTTCTGATATCAAAATATGATGTCTATACAAATATTCTTTACAGACGGGTCAATTGTAAGTTTCCAGTGACGTGTAAAATATAGCCATTAACCACAGCATGCACATATATGAAGATTCTCCCCATTGACTTACTGCGGGATACATCTCCTGATGCTTTTCAAGCAAGGCCCCCATTTCCTGATGCTTTTCTTGTTCATTCTTTAGCCTTCTCTTTTCATCCTCCAGTGTATTGGCCAGACGAAGAGCTTTTGCTGCACGAAGAACTTCGCCTTCCTCATCTGAGACATAATCAGGCATTACATTatttttaaccacttcctgaccaggcccatttttaagttttagcggagtgccaatttaaaagcaaattgttgttctattatttttccaacccacatgtatttggtcttgtttttctcagaacatattgggcttccatatattatatatatatagatatatttaactttttttttttaaatatggaaggaaaaatggaaaataaagttgaaaaaaggtGTGAAatgtgtgattttattttttttacacctggggcataccactgggtaaacacacctgaatacatatttggcaacatcTACCGACTTCAACTATTCCAAATATGTGttcatttcttacacgctggcgcttacaatgaatggtgcgcataCTGGCTTTTAGAGAGAAAAATTCTAAAGCTGGttcgctgacaccatacgaccattacataTGTTGTAACGTTCCCAGTCCAAAAACTgatctttaggataggccatcaatatctgattggtcagggtctGACACCCGGCACCCCAGtcaatcggctgttttgaaggggccacagtgcttatacgagcgctgctaccccttcatttcctttactgctcacactgtgaatcgcagatCCACttggtagcggtggttcacagtattacaatagGGCATGTGCCAttgcggccgttttttgaacggccaccAAATGGCCGGgaaacccggtcgtgtgaatagggccttatccggaggataggccatcaatttttgtggactggaaaacccctttgacaccccaaaaatgattatcttatggaaagtagacccaaggtattaatttaacgacatatcaaagatttgaaaatttGCTGTGTAAAATGCCTGCAGCATGCAGatgttttgtaaaatctcatctacttgccttgtactgtaatccgctgcagactttgcctgcgcaaatctgcaggtaaaatttgcagtgaatccgccacatctaaagtcaccctaaggcccaattcacacagagttttttggtgcggattttgacgtggaaaccgcatcggaatcacaCCAATATACAGCCGAAATGTTTGTTCTTTCCTGGGCGGctgggaggcagaagaagcgtTTTACGCCCGCGTTCCTCAGTGGCCTCagccgaaaaacacggcaaaaaagtgcagacaggtcaaaatctgcctcaaaattccttcagaaattttgaggcagatttttttctgcctgcaaaatactccatgtacAGGTTGTCCGACCTAAGAActctatgtcccatagcctacaccgcaagtaatgaaagtcaatgtggtcacgttgcgacctgcaagtaactgcgacacgacagtttggatttcttgcaacggtCATGTCATGGCAACTTGCGCGTTGCGAcacgaccacattgacttttattacatgtgTCGTGCGTGGCCAAAGTCGTGCTTGGCCACTGAGTGGTCTCTGGGTGATAACTCCGTGacatcagctgtctctagactgctgtatcacggagctcctcacagtctgcgcgtaagcgctgctgttcggagcaatgtgatcgttgtgacaagtTGACAtaatgatcacatgaccggagaccacgctgagtggtctccgggtgaaagctccgtgataACAGCTGtcgctagacagctgtatcacagagcccCTCACAGTCGGCATGTAAGCGCTACAGGACATCGTGATCTTTGGCTGGTCGAGCTGTGTCGTGCGTGGCCAAGgagtggtctccgggtgaaagctttgtgatatcagctgtctgttcggagcaatgtgatcgttgtgacaggttgtcacaacgatcacacgaCCGGAGACCAAGCTGAGCTAAAGGCCGCCAGGGGGCGGCAaacctgctaactctgcaggacgttatGGAACGGCCCTGTAAAGTTAATTGCGGACCCCCGGATGTTTATTGTCTATgggtggtcaggaagtggttaaagaaGTTATGGTCAAAAACAATTAAGGTAATACTACTAATTATCCGAAtaaaatgtaatagaaaaaagccccaaaaaaaaaaacctctaaaatATTGGTTCATATACACAAAATCAAGTAGGCATGTTCTAATCATAGTGCTTGGTCAACAAACCGTGTTGTTCATGGATCAGCTTTAGCCAGTAT
Proteins encoded in this window:
- the HAUS4 gene encoding HAUS augmin-like complex subunit 4; the protein is MSSRSLQYVNGCLPMLQLEEEDLEGNPQFSKLLLELCQILEPSGASARLCQELEEAQRELRLQRKVWLRSEVIHRLIQEILIDLQVKKQQGTITDEEHKFHDGLQQCLLVSECSHLLTSNSEPGSVPLLGLETQDLHGLLPSHMDVLWIRERWHKQLEEALRKKCFTFLSFHQPETDEEGEVLRAAKALRLANTLEDEKRRLKNEQEKHQEMGALLEKHQEMYPAVLLRCLSLLRQAASDLRLQAQSDIDRMNAEYLEAKTNALFLKLRMEELQVLTDTYTPEKVKVHRYIRSTLEAAVKSQKTELSASSQILASYEFLGTKFEELVQEYTRLRDKIKDNCWAIQELSKTLP